One window of Streptomyces sp. FIT100 genomic DNA carries:
- a CDS encoding glycosyl hydrolase family 95 catalytic domain-containing protein, translated as MVSLSRRSVLAGGTAVGSALVAGGAVSGPAHAATPPAGGAASLRADAAGPREDIWRTVLDDADLVWRRSPATWYEGPFLGNGYLGSGIYAEPGPGANAIRFTVQHSEVQDHRPEFGSLFGLARLPVGHFTLEPVGTVTAVDWRLRLRDAELTGSLTTTAGTLHLRGFVHTSASVLVVEVTPSEGERGFRWVFHPAEAISPRAAFRPLPEGYEGNPPAVVERHGDATAAVQPLLAGGQHTTAWRETTRGDRRTLHVSVARSFPGTTARDRALKAVRGASAVPYDVLALPHRVWWQRFYRKSFLSVPDARLQRFYWIQLYKTASAARRDAPVMATCGPWLEPTPWPATWWNLNVQLEYWLIHGSNHLELDAVTRALSEFREQLSAEVAPAYRADSAGMPRTTDIRLRNGFHTPAGNGYGVGIPGQNPPTPEIGNLVWALHNVWLSYRHTMDESILRDTLFPLLRKAVNYYLHFLTPGADGRLHLPPTFSPEYGVDAPDCNYDLMLLRWGCRTLLDSARELGVDDPLTARWQEVLAKLVPYPVDANGYMIGAGVPFAKSHRHYSHLLAVYPLHEVTGRTPGERALIETSLDHWVSFEGALQGYTFTGAASMSALLGKGEDALTYLGELMRRFIQPNTMYQESGPVIETPLSAAQSLHDMVCQSWGGVIRVFPALPAVWRDVTVHDFRTQGAFLLSAVREAGVTRWVRLRSEAGAPCTVRHGIEGPVDVHDGRGRPLPYEDQGEGVVRIPLPKDESALITARGDRPDLTIRPVTPTEPAPPWGLPA; from the coding sequence ATGGTCAGCCTGTCCAGAAGGTCCGTTCTCGCCGGCGGTACGGCGGTCGGCAGCGCGCTCGTCGCCGGGGGCGCGGTGTCCGGTCCCGCACACGCCGCCACGCCCCCGGCCGGTGGCGCCGCCTCCCTCCGCGCCGACGCCGCCGGCCCCCGCGAGGACATCTGGCGCACGGTCCTCGACGACGCCGACCTCGTCTGGCGGCGGTCGCCCGCGACCTGGTACGAAGGGCCGTTCCTCGGCAACGGATACCTGGGCTCCGGCATCTACGCCGAGCCCGGCCCGGGCGCCAACGCGATCCGCTTCACCGTCCAGCACTCCGAAGTCCAGGACCACCGCCCGGAGTTCGGCTCCCTCTTCGGTCTCGCGCGGCTGCCCGTCGGCCACTTCACCCTCGAACCCGTCGGCACCGTCACCGCCGTCGACTGGCGGCTGCGGCTGCGCGACGCCGAACTGACCGGCAGCCTCACCACCACCGCGGGCACGCTGCACCTGCGTGGCTTCGTCCACACCTCCGCCTCCGTGCTCGTCGTCGAGGTCACCCCCAGCGAGGGAGAGCGCGGCTTCCGCTGGGTCTTCCACCCGGCCGAGGCGATCAGCCCGCGCGCCGCGTTCCGCCCGCTGCCGGAGGGCTACGAGGGCAACCCGCCGGCCGTCGTCGAACGGCACGGCGACGCGACCGCCGCCGTACAGCCACTGCTGGCGGGCGGTCAGCACACCACGGCCTGGCGCGAGACCACCCGCGGTGACCGGCGCACGCTGCATGTCTCCGTGGCGCGCTCCTTCCCCGGCACGACGGCGCGCGACCGGGCCCTGAAGGCCGTACGGGGCGCGTCGGCGGTGCCGTACGACGTGCTCGCACTCCCCCACCGCGTGTGGTGGCAGCGCTTCTACCGCAAGAGCTTCCTGTCCGTGCCGGACGCGCGATTGCAGCGCTTCTACTGGATCCAGCTCTACAAGACGGCTTCCGCCGCCCGCAGGGACGCACCCGTGATGGCGACCTGCGGCCCCTGGCTGGAACCCACACCCTGGCCCGCCACCTGGTGGAACCTCAACGTGCAGCTGGAGTACTGGTTGATCCACGGCTCCAACCACCTCGAACTCGACGCCGTCACCCGGGCGTTGAGCGAGTTCCGGGAGCAGCTGTCGGCCGAGGTGGCCCCCGCCTACCGCGCCGACTCGGCAGGGATGCCCCGCACCACCGACATACGGCTGCGCAACGGCTTCCACACACCCGCGGGGAACGGCTACGGGGTCGGCATCCCCGGCCAGAACCCTCCCACCCCCGAGATCGGCAACCTCGTCTGGGCGCTGCACAACGTCTGGCTGTCCTACCGCCACACCATGGACGAGTCGATCCTGCGCGACACCCTCTTCCCGCTGCTGCGCAAGGCGGTCAACTACTACCTGCACTTCCTCACGCCGGGAGCGGACGGCAGGCTGCATCTGCCGCCCACCTTCTCGCCCGAGTACGGGGTCGACGCCCCCGACTGCAACTACGACCTGATGCTGCTGCGCTGGGGCTGCCGCACGCTCCTCGACTCCGCGCGGGAGCTCGGCGTCGACGACCCCCTGACCGCGCGCTGGCAGGAGGTGCTCGCGAAGCTCGTGCCGTACCCCGTGGACGCCAACGGCTACATGATCGGCGCCGGGGTGCCCTTCGCCAAGTCCCACCGGCACTACTCCCACCTCCTCGCGGTCTACCCACTCCACGAGGTCACCGGCCGCACCCCCGGGGAACGGGCGCTGATCGAGACCTCGCTCGACCACTGGGTGAGCTTCGAAGGCGCCCTCCAGGGCTACACGTTCACGGGCGCCGCATCGATGTCGGCCCTGCTGGGCAAGGGCGAGGACGCGCTGACGTACCTGGGCGAGCTGATGCGCCGGTTCATCCAGCCCAACACCATGTACCAGGAGTCGGGCCCGGTGATCGAGACACCGCTGTCCGCGGCCCAGTCGCTGCACGACATGGTCTGCCAGTCCTGGGGCGGCGTCATCCGTGTCTTCCCGGCCCTCCCCGCCGTCTGGCGCGACGTCACGGTCCACGACTTCCGCACCCAGGGCGCCTTCCTGCTGAGCGCCGTACGGGAAGCCGGGGTGACCCGCTGGGTGCGGCTACGGAGCGAGGCGGGTGCGCCATGCACCGTGCGCCACGGGATCGAGGGCCCGGTCGACGTGCACGACGGTCGGGGGCGGCCGCTGCCGTACGAGGACCAGGGCGAGGGCGTCGTACGCATCCCCCTGCCCAAGGACGAGTCCGCGCTGATCACCGCCCGCGGCGACCGCCCGGACCTGACCATCCGCCCGGTCACCCCGACCGAACCGGCACCACCGTGGGGGCTGCCCGCCTGA
- a CDS encoding DUF456 domain-containing protein, translated as MEAWQLVLVGMVMLLGLCGVLVPGVPGTWLVWSGVAWWSLHERTTLAWWVLVGATALLLVDQTVVWLLGPRRLRGVGITPRMALFAGAGALVGFVLLPVVGAVLGFVGGVYGSERLRLGGHGEAMLSTRTVMRAAGTSILVELLGCLLVAGVWVGAVIRG; from the coding sequence ATGGAGGCATGGCAGCTCGTCCTGGTCGGCATGGTGATGCTGCTCGGCCTGTGCGGGGTGCTGGTCCCCGGCGTTCCCGGCACCTGGCTCGTCTGGTCCGGGGTGGCCTGGTGGTCCCTTCACGAGAGGACCACCCTGGCCTGGTGGGTGCTGGTCGGCGCGACCGCGCTGCTGCTGGTCGATCAGACGGTCGTCTGGCTGCTGGGTCCGCGGCGGCTGCGCGGGGTGGGCATCACCCCCCGGATGGCGCTGTTCGCGGGGGCGGGGGCGCTGGTCGGCTTCGTCCTGCTGCCCGTCGTGGGCGCGGTGCTGGGCTTCGTCGGCGGGGTGTACGGCAGCGAGCGGCTGCGGCTGGGCGGGCACGGCGAGGCGATGCTGTCGACGCGGACGGTGATGCGTGCCGCGGGGACGAGCATCCTGGTGGAGCTGCTGGGGTGTCTGCTGGTGGCGGGGGTGTGGGTGGGTGCGGTGATCCGGGGCTGA
- a CDS encoding DegT/DnrJ/EryC1/StrS aminotransferase family protein, which yields MTMAAPDPFEAAENARPFLHGQEATAMTEALQAGQYGHNLLVEQFEQSVAAYLGVSDMVAVSSGTAALHVALLAAGVGPGDEVIVPSQTYCATIHAIVASGAHPRFIEINPKTLCIEAHEVLAALTPTTRAVLPVLYGGRAVDLSSIRNELTERRIVVIEDAAHAFGSRCAGILVGAQPGVLTCFSFGPIKNLTCGQGGGVVPRTAAEADALRSLRALGITQSQHQRAATTSYTVEGFGLRATMSALNAAVGVVQLQQFEAVAAKRKDLWRAYASRLRTCAGASLVDVDVDRTVPFNCVVHVDDRDRVFTELRELGIGVGVHYPPNHTQPAFERWYRPLPITEQSGQQLMSLPFHPAMTEEDARYVCLALARALRKGSPCAS from the coding sequence ATGACCATGGCCGCCCCCGATCCCTTCGAGGCAGCCGAGAACGCCCGCCCGTTCCTGCACGGGCAGGAGGCCACAGCGATGACCGAAGCCCTACAGGCTGGGCAGTACGGACACAACCTCCTCGTTGAGCAGTTCGAGCAGTCCGTGGCCGCTTACCTCGGAGTGTCTGACATGGTGGCGGTCTCATCCGGCACCGCCGCCCTGCATGTCGCCCTCCTGGCCGCCGGCGTCGGTCCGGGTGACGAAGTGATCGTCCCGTCGCAGACCTACTGCGCCACGATCCACGCGATCGTCGCCTCCGGCGCCCACCCGCGTTTCATCGAGATCAACCCGAAGACGCTGTGCATCGAAGCCCACGAGGTCCTGGCCGCGCTCACGCCGACCACGCGCGCCGTCCTTCCGGTGCTCTACGGAGGCAGGGCGGTCGATCTCTCCAGCATTCGAAACGAGTTGACCGAAAGGCGAATTGTGGTCATCGAGGACGCAGCCCACGCGTTCGGCTCTCGCTGCGCAGGCATCCTTGTCGGGGCGCAGCCAGGTGTGCTCACCTGTTTCTCCTTCGGCCCGATCAAGAACCTCACTTGCGGGCAGGGCGGCGGCGTCGTTCCGCGCACCGCCGCGGAGGCGGATGCCCTGCGGAGCCTGCGCGCGCTCGGTATCACGCAGTCCCAGCATCAGCGCGCTGCGACCACTTCGTACACCGTCGAGGGATTCGGCCTGCGAGCCACTATGTCGGCGCTGAACGCCGCCGTCGGCGTGGTCCAACTCCAGCAATTCGAGGCCGTAGCGGCCAAGCGGAAGGACCTGTGGCGCGCGTACGCGAGCCGCCTGCGCACATGCGCCGGGGCGAGCCTGGTCGACGTGGATGTGGACCGTACGGTCCCCTTCAACTGCGTCGTGCACGTTGACGACCGCGACCGCGTCTTTACGGAACTGCGAGAGCTGGGGATTGGTGTTGGCGTGCACTACCCGCCGAACCACACCCAACCTGCCTTCGAGCGGTGGTACCGGCCATTGCCCATCACCGAGCAGTCCGGGCAGCAGCTCATGAGTCTGCCCTTTCACCCGGCCATGACCGAGGAGGACGCCAGGTACGTCTGCTTGGCCCTCGCGCGTGCCCTCCGAAAGGGCAGTCCGTGCGCATCCTGA
- a CDS encoding glycosyltransferase: MSSNHRPFRLVVTGGGTGGHTYPALTALRTLQSRLSAQDRGLEVLWVGQANSLESKVAAAEGVAFTPVATGKIRRSKNPFKLVSRANVADMSRVPIGVLQARKAINNFRPDVVLATGGYVAVPVGIAATRLCHVPLVVHEQTVRLGLANKTLAGAATRVAVSSESTLPLLPEGVRAAAVVTGNPVRAEVFTGQADKAIDALGLRGFDRRLPTVYVTGGAQGSQQINRLVRDALPWLLEHANVVHQCGPDNVTELRQHTAHLPAPSAARYHLTGYVGAELPDILALADVVISRSGAGTIAELTALGKPGVFVPLATSAGNEQAHNARHLADNGAAVALVDDVTAVRLRDAVAPLLTDPERRAAMAERARSFGRPDAADRLVDVMLAAAGT, from the coding sequence GTGAGCAGCAATCACCGTCCCTTCCGCTTGGTCGTTACTGGTGGCGGGACTGGCGGGCACACATACCCGGCCCTGACTGCGCTGCGCACGCTTCAGTCCCGCCTTTCGGCGCAGGACCGCGGGCTGGAAGTGCTCTGGGTGGGTCAGGCCAACAGCTTGGAGTCGAAGGTCGCAGCCGCTGAAGGTGTGGCCTTCACGCCAGTCGCCACGGGCAAGATCCGCCGCTCGAAGAATCCGTTCAAGCTGGTCTCCCGGGCGAATGTGGCGGACATGAGTCGCGTCCCGATCGGCGTGCTCCAGGCCCGGAAAGCGATCAACAACTTCCGCCCCGACGTGGTGCTGGCGACCGGCGGATACGTTGCCGTGCCCGTCGGCATCGCGGCGACCCGGCTGTGCCATGTCCCCCTGGTCGTGCACGAGCAGACCGTGCGTCTGGGCCTGGCCAACAAGACGCTGGCCGGCGCGGCGACGCGGGTGGCGGTGTCCTCGGAGTCCACACTGCCGCTGCTTCCGGAAGGCGTGCGCGCCGCAGCGGTGGTGACCGGGAACCCGGTGCGAGCGGAGGTGTTCACCGGACAGGCCGACAAGGCCATCGACGCCCTGGGCTTGCGAGGGTTCGACCGGCGTCTGCCGACCGTCTACGTGACGGGCGGTGCGCAGGGTTCCCAGCAGATCAACCGCCTCGTGCGCGACGCACTGCCGTGGCTGCTGGAGCATGCCAACGTGGTCCACCAGTGCGGCCCGGACAATGTCACCGAGCTGCGGCAGCACACCGCGCACCTGCCCGCGCCGAGTGCAGCGCGCTACCACCTGACGGGGTACGTGGGCGCCGAGCTGCCCGACATCCTCGCGCTGGCCGACGTGGTGATCTCCCGAAGCGGTGCGGGAACAATCGCCGAGCTGACGGCACTGGGCAAGCCCGGAGTGTTCGTACCGCTCGCCACGTCGGCCGGGAACGAGCAGGCGCACAACGCGAGGCACTTGGCGGACAACGGGGCCGCCGTTGCACTGGTCGACGACGTGACCGCCGTGCGGCTCCGCGACGCTGTGGCGCCGCTGTTGACCGACCCCGAGCGGCGTGCGGCGATGGCTGAGCGCGCCCGCTCGTTCGGTCGTCCCGATGCTGCCGACCGCCTGGTCGACGTGATGCTCGCTGCGGCCGGAACGTAG
- a CDS encoding low molecular weight protein-tyrosine-phosphatase, with protein MRILTVCLGNICRSPYAASVLAYHGGATVEVRSAGLRDKWAGMPAHERMLELAAARGFDLTAHRAMRVTLELVGWADVVLAMDRAVLTELGGQADDTTIHKFALYLGDRDVPDPYGGDSAAFTACADVIEAAVNQHLP; from the coding sequence GTGCGCATCCTGACCGTGTGCCTCGGCAACATCTGCCGCTCGCCGTACGCCGCGAGCGTGCTCGCGTACCACGGAGGCGCGACAGTGGAGGTCCGGTCGGCGGGTTTGCGGGACAAATGGGCCGGCATGCCCGCTCACGAGCGGATGCTTGAACTCGCCGCGGCCCGTGGCTTCGACCTCACTGCTCACCGAGCCATGCGGGTGACCCTGGAACTGGTCGGGTGGGCGGACGTCGTCTTGGCCATGGACCGTGCGGTCCTCACAGAACTGGGTGGCCAGGCCGACGACACCACCATCCACAAGTTTGCCCTGTACCTCGGTGACCGGGACGTGCCCGATCCGTACGGGGGTGACTCGGCGGCCTTCACCGCCTGCGCTGACGTCATCGAGGCGGCCGTGAACCAGCACCTCCCCTGA
- a CDS encoding ATP-grasp domain-containing protein: MAPTKRILVTGAGGAPGFDLARHLMRLGCDVIAADANPLACGLTLQGVAPRILPPGGHPDFGMLLLELCRNEQPDALISTVEHELPALVREQDILAELGVRTWLPSPDAVAAAGDKAVFHAVLSAQEIPTPITFLPPDIDEAPEYGPLVVKPRQGQGAQGVHFCETRAQAKVLCELVPDPIVQARVRGQEFTADCLVDRTGRASVILRHRLLVKAGLSVVSRTFHDDEVAEQVKRTLAAVGMVGPCCVQGFICDGGDRVIVTETNARLAGAFPLAEAAGAALVQQTLNGLFELPVDHAQLAYTANVYLTKCFETVSVGPWPPAHTTGGHGDGGSGEDER, from the coding sequence ATGGCCCCGACCAAGCGCATCCTGGTGACTGGCGCCGGTGGCGCGCCGGGCTTCGACCTCGCTCGCCACCTGATGCGGCTCGGCTGCGACGTGATCGCCGCGGACGCCAACCCGCTTGCCTGCGGCCTCACCCTGCAGGGCGTCGCGCCTCGCATCCTGCCGCCGGGCGGTCACCCCGACTTCGGCATGCTGCTGCTGGAGCTGTGCCGCAACGAGCAACCCGACGCGCTGATCTCCACCGTCGAGCATGAACTGCCCGCCCTGGTCCGGGAGCAAGACATCCTGGCGGAGCTCGGGGTGCGGACGTGGCTACCCAGTCCTGACGCGGTTGCTGCGGCTGGGGACAAGGCGGTCTTCCACGCCGTTCTCAGCGCCCAGGAGATCCCCACACCGATCACGTTCCTCCCGCCCGACATCGACGAGGCCCCGGAGTACGGGCCGCTCGTTGTCAAGCCCCGTCAAGGGCAGGGCGCCCAGGGCGTGCACTTCTGTGAGACCCGCGCCCAAGCGAAGGTGCTGTGCGAACTCGTGCCCGATCCCATCGTGCAAGCGCGTGTCCGCGGACAAGAGTTCACGGCTGACTGCCTCGTCGACCGTACGGGCCGCGCCTCCGTCATCTTGCGCCACCGGCTCCTGGTCAAGGCCGGTCTGTCGGTGGTCAGCCGCACGTTCCATGACGACGAAGTGGCTGAACAGGTCAAACGCACCCTGGCGGCCGTCGGCATGGTCGGCCCCTGCTGCGTGCAGGGCTTCATCTGCGATGGCGGGGACCGGGTGATCGTGACCGAGACGAACGCCAGGCTTGCCGGGGCGTTTCCCCTCGCTGAAGCGGCCGGGGCTGCCCTGGTGCAGCAGACCCTCAATGGCCTCTTCGAGCTCCCTGTCGATCACGCGCAGCTTGCCTACACGGCGAACGTGTACCTCACCAAGTGCTTCGAGACCGTCTCCGTAGGCCCGTGGCCCCCGGCGCATACAACTGGTGGGCATGGCGATGGCGGGTCAGGAGAGGACGAGCGATGA